GGTTTGGTGCTCGGGAGTGCTGATTATCTCGCTGAATCAGATCTTTTATGGACTTCCAAGTATGGGATTTTCCCGGACAGATCGACTACTTCGACAGCCCGAATTTTGATATGGATGCCATCTTCGGAGAGATAGGAGCTCTCATCTGGGTTATCGACGCACAGGACGACTACATGGAGGCCGTATCGCGGCTTAACCAAACAATTATAAATCTCCAGCGTCATTACCCAAACATCAACATAGAGGTCTTCATCCACAAGGTCGACGGCCTCTCTGATGACTACCGGCTCGACATCGAGCGCGACATCACGATTCGCATCCAGGACGAGCTGTCGGACCAAGGTTTTGAGAACGCCCCGGTTAGGTTCCACTTGACGTCCATCTATAACCACAGCATCTTTGAGGCCTTTAGCAAGGTCATCCAGAAACTGGTCCCACGGCTCGGTCAGCTCGAAGCCATGCTCACGTCGCTCTGCCGCACCTGCCGGTTTGAAAAAGCCTACCTCTTCGACATTCTCTCCAAGATCTACATCGCCACCGACAACGCCCCTGCCGATATGGCCTCGTACGAGATATGCTCCGACTACAtcgacgtcgtcgtcgacgtTATCGAGGTTTATGGGTCTTGGAGGCGGCCTGTCGACTACGTGGCCAAGCTCGAGGCCGACCAGGGCGGTCAGAAGCTCGAGGACCAGGTCGCCTGCAACTGGAACGAGAGCTGCATCGtcctggcc
The Pyricularia oryzae 70-15 chromosome 1, whole genome shotgun sequence DNA segment above includes these coding regions:
- a CDS encoding Gtr1/RagA G domain-containing protein — protein: MSFAEPESALIRSPILKRSGTMRTMTPASLNLERIYEQNRQRLQKREGSSTKLADSLIDASSKGKPRLLLMGQRRSGKSSISSVVFHKLPPNETLFLESTARIQKDSMASFMDFQVWDFPGQIDYFDSPNFDMDAIFGEIGALIWVIDAQDDYMEAVSRLNQTIINLQRHYPNINIEVFIHKVDGLSDDYRLDIERDITIRIQDELSDQGFENAPVRFHLTSIYNHSIFEAFSKVIQKLVPRLGQLEAMLTSLCRTCRFEKAYLFDILSKIYIATDNAPADMASYEICSDYIDVVVDVIEVYGSWRRPVDYVAKLEADQGGQKLEDQVACNWNESCIVLADDEKPVMLREVDNCLALVAIMKEGTYDKMPLVNMNVDVVVKGLTEFFNITKPRK
- a CDS encoding Gtr1/RagA G domain-containing protein, variant, translated to MENRQRLQKREGSSTKLADSLIDASSKGKPRLLLMGQRRSGKSSISSVVFHKLPPNETLFLESTARIQKDSMASFMDFQVWDFPGQIDYFDSPNFDMDAIFGEIGALIWVIDAQDDYMEAVSRLNQTIINLQRHYPNINIEVFIHKVDGLSDDYRLDIERDITIRIQDELSDQGFENAPVRFHLTSIYNHSIFEAFSKVIQKLVPRLGQLEAMLTSLCRTCRFEKAYLFDILSKIYIATDNAPADMASYEICSDYIDVVVDVIEVYGSWRRPVDYVAKLEADQGGQKLEDQVACNWNESCIVLADDEKPVMLREVDNCLALVAIMKEGTYDKMPLVNMNVDVVVKGLTEFFNITKPRK